TTCAGAGATTAATCCCCAGTTTGTGACCATAGTGCCGCCAAGTGATGTGGTTATACTCTCAACTTATAATTTGGAAATGGAAGAGTTTTCGGGAGCAATTACTGTTTGTATTCCCTATTCTCTGGTAGAGCCAATGCGGAATAAATTATATGCCGGTTTTCAAAGTGAACGGCTGGAGGTTGACGTTACCTGGCTGCAGCGGTTAATTGACCGTTTGCTCATGGTTGACGTGGAACTGGCTGCTGTTCTGGGGACCACGATGGTGACGCCCCGGCAACTTCTGGAGCTGAAGGTTGGTGATACTATGACCTTGCAACAGGATGCGACCGAGCCCATGCGCTTGAAATTGGAGCAGATTGATAAATTCAGGGGGACAGCCGGATTGTCCAAGGGATCTAAAGCCGTTAAAATTACTAAAAAAACCAGAGGAATTAATGGAGACAGATAATGGCCGATGACTTGTTTGATCAAGTGAAACAGGAGCTGGAAGAGAATAACGGCAAGGAAGCTGAAGGTGCAGCTGAGAAGACCGCTGCCGACATGGTAGATGAAATTTCCTGGGATGATGTGGCGTCGGATCTGGATGAACAGCGGGAGATGATCAAGGAAGAAGCCCGGCCGGGAAAATCCGGAGAGCCGGCAATGGATTCCGACAATAATAAGGATGGTCTGTTGCCAGCACTGGATGAGGAGCAGCGTCGGCATTTGCCGGATAATATCAACTTTATTCTTGACATTCCTTTGCAGTTATCGGTGGAGCTGGGTCGGACCAGAATGGTTATCAATGATTTACTGCAATTGGGTCAGGGCTCAGTTGTTGAACTGGAAAAACTGGCCGGAGAGCCACTGGATATCCTGGTTAATAATAAACTGGTGGCTCGTGGTGAGGTGGTGGTGGTGAATGAAAAATTTGGTATCCGTCTAACGGATATTATCAGTCCTATTGAAAGGATTGAGAAGTTAAAGTGACGCTCGGCTTAGTAAAAATGTTGCGTCTGAAGATTTGTAACCCTTAAACATTGGGGAGTAATGGATGACAATAAGTTGTTGGCAGACTTTTTCCAAGATTACGATGAGAGAATCATATTGCTCGTGGATGGTCTGTTTGACAGTATTACTGTTTTGCTGTCTGTTTTCTCCCCGGCTTGAAGCGGCGGTACAAAATGAAGACCTGATATTTACCTCTGGGCCGCAGCAAATGATTTTTACCATTCCTATCCGTCAGCCGGTTCCGGAAATTCAGCCGCATTTTATCGAATCAGCCAACCAGGTGATTTTGTCTCTGCCTGATATCGAACCGGATTTCCCGGCACTGGTTTATCAGCGTTTTGATGATGAATGGGTCAGTGGCTATGGTCTGAAACATCGTAATAATAAATTTTACTGGCAGTTTGAAAAACGTCAAGAAAGCATTCTTTTAAAAAAGTATCTGGCAGTTCAAACCGCTGGTCGAAGAATAATTATTTCAATTATGAAGCCATACCGGGCAGTTTCCCTGAGCGCC
The sequence above is drawn from the Pseudomonadota bacterium genome and encodes:
- the fliN gene encoding flagellar motor switch protein FliN, coding for MADDLFDQVKQELEENNGKEAEGAAEKTAADMVDEISWDDVASDLDEQREMIKEEARPGKSGEPAMDSDNNKDGLLPALDEEQRRHLPDNINFILDIPLQLSVELGRTRMVINDLLQLGQGSVVELEKLAGEPLDILVNNKLVARGEVVVVNEKFGIRLTDIISPIERIEKLK